One Solanum pennellii chromosome 10, SPENNV200 genomic region harbors:
- the LOC107032533 gene encoding uncharacterized protein LOC107032533, which translates to MYNASPSPFPFSRTNGTPRCRNPPSPQIGRPRSFFLLSKLYQFVLFRFNFISLGFSISKRDMKSRFYPSSFCDFPPLSIHQNGYLYGHLFTVGGGFFWLKFHCYKNTEIVEKKLRKVKAIFEEIFLVLFLFLHCLWSLLMLSGLHCGRGRSSPLPAKSQSLLGERRKSESRLKTH; encoded by the exons ATGTACAACGCGTCCCCTTCCCCTTTCCCTTTCTCTCGTACGAATGGTACGCCTAGGTGTCGAAATCCCCCTTCCCCTCAAATTGGACGTCCTAGATCGTTCTTTCTCCTGAGCAAATTGTACCAATTCGTACTATTCCGTTTCAACTTTATCTCTTTAGGGTTTTCGATTTCAAAACGGGACATGAAATCGCGATTTTACCCCAGCTCTTTTTGTGATTTCCCCCCGCTCTCCATCCATCAAAATGGATATTTATATGGCCATCTATTCACTGTTGGAGGAGGGTTTTTTTGGCTGAAATTCCATTGTTACAAAAACACAGAAATAGTCGAGAAAAAATTGAGGAAAGTTAAGGCAATTTTCGAGGAAATTTTCCTTGTTCTGTTCTTATTCCTTCACTGTCTTTGGAGTTTGTTGATGTTATCAGGCCTCCATTGTGGTCGTGGAAGGTCGTCTCCTTTACCAGCAAAGTCCCAGTCGCTGCTCGGAGAAAG gcgCAAGTCAGAGAgcagattgaagactcattga